A single window of Flavobacterium aestivum DNA harbors:
- a CDS encoding adenine phosphoribosyltransferase: MSLKKYIRDIQGFPKEGIVFKDITPMLIDANATKECLNILVSAVKDKKIDKVIGVESRGFFFGMLLAHELNAGFIPVRKPNKLPFDTINASYDLEYGTDTLEIHIDAIQKGDRVLIHDDVLATGGTAKAVCELVERLGGVIVQCNFLMEITFLNGREKIAGNEIFAAMTY; this comes from the coding sequence ATGAGCTTAAAAAAGTATATACGTGATATTCAGGGTTTTCCAAAAGAAGGAATTGTGTTTAAAGACATCACTCCAATGCTAATTGATGCAAATGCAACAAAAGAATGTCTGAATATCCTGGTTTCGGCCGTAAAGGATAAGAAAATTGACAAGGTAATTGGTGTTGAAAGTCGTGGTTTTTTCTTCGGTATGCTTTTAGCCCATGAATTGAATGCGGGTTTTATTCCTGTGAGAAAACCAAATAAATTACCTTTTGATACAATAAATGCTTCTTACGATTTAGAGTACGGTACAGATACCTTAGAAATACATATCGATGCTATTCAAAAAGGAGACAGAGTGCTTATTCACGATGATGTATTGGCAACTGGTGGAACAGCAAAAGCCGTTTGTGAATTGGTGGAACGATTAGGAGGGGTGATTGTACAGTGTAACTTCTTGATGGAAATTACTTTTTTGAATGGAAGAGAAAAAATTGCAGGAAATGAGATTTTCGCTGCAATGACGTATTAA
- a CDS encoding SsrA-binding protein, whose product MFKILAQINKLILPSFTKQRLDLAKAKKWQMAIIGYRYYVTTRALG is encoded by the coding sequence ATGTTTAAAATTCTAGCTCAAATCAACAAACTTATTTTACCAAGTTTCACCAAACAAAGATTAGATTTGGCCAAAGCCAAAAAATGGCAAATGGCTATTATTGGATACAGATATTATGTTACAACCAGAGCACTTGGATAA
- a CDS encoding M56 family metallopeptidase, translated as METLFIYIAKSSGLIAMFYIAYYLFLRKETFFTANRWFLLAGLLTSVILPWVVFTTIVWVEPTTTHYDWSKMPMTTRVQKESFEINWYLVLAIAYIIGIALFLTQFAFDFYSLNRVLKGKTIHQQADHKFIDLKENIAPFSYFNTIVYNSSMYSKAELESILEHEKVHSDQYHTVDVLITRLFCTLFWFNPFIWLYKNAILQNLEFIADSEATKNISDKKAYQLTLLKITTHENCVVLTNHFYQSLIKKRIVMLNKNQSKKWNSWKYALVLPVLVAFVFLFQIKTIAQEKIAIQKEINKNQSDPEATTVYNIKKSTTDLELQETAKILSEKHAINATFSKVKRNSDKELIGLKVKLQKGKEIATVMEVNSSEPIKDFGIAISKNENGTTNIGIVTDKKGMRTTNRRSYDSNEPIPPVDPIAAIDPVDPVDPALPALPAPPVFPDGPMPKFPEIDMSKMPKPPVHPADVNDKKAMKQFNKEMKEFEAKMEAFEPDSQAFEQAIEEEMERRQAIFEKQMEKYEIAMEARRDAMEARREAMEAKREAMEARKEAMREHEKE; from the coding sequence ATGGAAACACTATTCATATATATTGCAAAATCCAGCGGACTGATAGCAATGTTTTATATTGCCTATTATTTATTCTTACGAAAAGAAACCTTTTTTACCGCAAATCGTTGGTTTCTTTTGGCTGGTTTACTCACATCCGTAATTTTGCCATGGGTAGTTTTCACCACTATTGTTTGGGTAGAACCTACAACAACCCATTATGATTGGTCAAAAATGCCAATGACAACCCGTGTTCAAAAAGAAAGTTTTGAAATCAACTGGTATCTTGTTCTGGCAATTGCCTATATAATCGGAATAGCCTTGTTTCTAACCCAATTTGCTTTTGACTTTTATAGCTTAAATCGCGTTCTAAAAGGAAAAACCATTCATCAACAAGCTGATCATAAATTCATAGATCTAAAAGAGAATATAGCACCGTTTTCCTATTTCAACACCATTGTATACAACTCATCAATGTATAGCAAAGCTGAATTGGAAAGCATTTTAGAACATGAAAAAGTACACAGTGATCAATACCACACGGTAGATGTTTTGATTACCCGATTATTTTGTACTCTCTTTTGGTTTAATCCCTTTATTTGGCTGTACAAAAATGCCATTTTACAAAATCTGGAATTCATTGCTGATAGTGAAGCCACCAAAAATATATCCGACAAAAAAGCGTACCAACTCACGCTTTTAAAAATAACAACACACGAAAATTGTGTTGTCCTTACCAATCATTTTTATCAATCATTAATCAAAAAACGAATCGTTATGTTAAACAAAAACCAATCCAAAAAATGGAATTCCTGGAAGTATGCTTTGGTACTTCCTGTATTAGTTGCCTTTGTATTTTTATTTCAAATAAAAACCATTGCTCAGGAAAAAATTGCTATTCAAAAAGAAATCAACAAAAATCAGTCAGATCCTGAAGCAACAACTGTCTATAATATCAAAAAAAGCACTACCGATTTAGAACTACAAGAGACAGCGAAAATTTTGAGCGAAAAACATGCAATTAATGCCACTTTTTCAAAAGTAAAAAGAAACTCAGACAAAGAATTAATTGGTTTGAAAGTAAAATTGCAAAAAGGAAAAGAAATTGCAACCGTTATGGAGGTGAATAGTAGTGAACCCATAAAAGATTTTGGAATTGCTATTTCTAAAAATGAAAATGGAACTACAAATATTGGAATCGTTACCGATAAAAAAGGGATGAGAACCACAAACAGAAGAAGCTACGATAGCAACGAACCAATTCCTCCTGTAGATCCAATAGCAGCAATTGACCCCGTAGATCCGGTAGATCCAGCATTACCAGCACTTCCTGCTCCACCAGTATTTCCTGACGGACCGATGCCTAAATTCCCTGAAATTGACATGTCAAAAATGCCAAAACCACCAGTTCATCCAGCTGATGTAAATGACAAAAAAGCGATGAAGCAATTCAACAAAGAGATGAAAGAATTTGAAGCGAAAATGGAAGCTTTCGAACCGGATTCTCAAGCTTTTGAACAAGCAATCGAAGAAGAAATGGAAAGACGTCAAGCCATTTTTGAAAAACAAATGGAAAAATACGAAATCGCAATGGAAGCCAGAAGAGACGCTATGGAAGCTAGAAGAGAAGCGATGGAGGCCAAAAGAGAAGCAATGGAAGCCAGAAAAGAGGCCATGAGAGAACATGAAAAAGAATAA
- a CDS encoding BlaI/MecI/CopY family transcriptional regulator, translated as MQKLTNKEEEIMHILWKLKKAFVKEVMAEITEDQPHYNTLSTIIRNLEEKGYVSYNVFGNTHQYYPLVTIEEYRKRFMSTAIDNYFNSSYKNMVSFFAKEEKITADELREILAMIEQKK; from the coding sequence ATGCAAAAATTAACCAACAAAGAAGAAGAAATCATGCACATTTTATGGAAGCTTAAAAAAGCATTCGTAAAAGAAGTCATGGCAGAAATAACAGAAGACCAACCGCATTATAATACCCTCTCCACTATTATTCGCAATCTCGAAGAAAAAGGATATGTATCTTATAATGTTTTTGGAAATACTCATCAATATTATCCATTGGTTACCATTGAGGAATACCGCAAGCGTTTTATGAGTACTGCTATTGATAATTATTTCAACAGTTCCTATAAAAACATGGTTTCCTTTTTTGCCAAAGAGGAAAAAATAACAGCCGATGAGCTTAGAGAGATTCTAGCCATGATCGAACAAAAAAAATAA
- a CDS encoding MDR family MFS transporter, giving the protein MLKTAFGRYINNFKGFTHEVWILTLITFINRAGTMVLPFLSKYLKENLHFSYGEVGWIMVAFGLGSMLGSWLGGKLTDKIGFYKIMVFSLFTSGILFILLQYITTFWGLCFGMFIIMAISDMFRPAMYVSLSVYAKPENRVRALSLVRLAINLGFTAGPTLGGLIILGMGYQGLFWVDGSSCIIAILIFAFCIKEKKKTPVAIDGSVSKTEPTSIYKDKPFWMLLFISFITAMVFFQLFTTVPLYHNEKYGLTEFQTGVLLSINGLLVFLLEMPLVGFLERKKINKIKNIFYGSLCIAAGYYILLLDSWVGILTINIILLTFGEIFSFPFTNAVALNRAPKGQEGQYMGLYTMSFSLAHIASSKTGLEIIEYYGYAANWFVMGSLGLLAILCCIWLNKMIHTEQKQ; this is encoded by the coding sequence ATGCTCAAAACTGCTTTCGGTCGCTACATCAATAATTTTAAAGGATTCACACACGAAGTTTGGATACTTACTTTAATCACTTTTATCAATAGAGCCGGTACAATGGTACTGCCTTTTTTATCCAAATATTTAAAAGAAAATTTACATTTTTCTTATGGCGAAGTGGGATGGATTATGGTCGCCTTTGGATTAGGATCCATGCTAGGCTCTTGGCTTGGAGGAAAATTGACCGATAAAATCGGATTCTACAAAATCATGGTTTTCAGCTTATTCACGAGCGGAATCCTATTTATTCTTTTACAATACATCACGACTTTTTGGGGATTATGTTTTGGAATGTTCATAATTATGGCTATTTCGGATATGTTTCGCCCAGCAATGTACGTGTCACTAAGCGTGTATGCCAAACCCGAAAATAGAGTTCGAGCATTGTCTTTAGTGCGCTTGGCTATTAATCTGGGTTTTACGGCAGGACCTACACTGGGCGGGTTAATCATTTTAGGAATGGGATATCAAGGTTTATTCTGGGTTGACGGAAGCTCCTGTATCATTGCGATTTTGATTTTTGCTTTTTGTATTAAAGAAAAAAAGAAAACCCCTGTTGCCATCGATGGATCTGTATCTAAAACTGAGCCTACATCTATCTACAAAGACAAACCCTTTTGGATGTTACTATTTATTAGTTTTATCACGGCCATGGTCTTTTTTCAATTGTTTACTACAGTGCCTTTATACCATAACGAAAAGTATGGACTAACTGAGTTTCAAACCGGTGTTCTTCTTTCCATCAATGGACTATTAGTTTTCCTCTTAGAAATGCCTTTAGTGGGTTTCTTAGAACGAAAGAAAATAAATAAAATCAAAAATATCTTTTATGGTTCCTTATGCATTGCGGCTGGATATTACATTTTATTACTTGATTCCTGGGTTGGAATTTTAACTATTAATATCATATTACTCACCTTTGGAGAAATATTTTCCTTTCCCTTTACGAATGCCGTAGCTCTTAACCGTGCACCAAAAGGACAAGAAGGCCAATATATGGGATTATACACTATGAGTTTTAGTTTGGCACATATTGCCAGTTCCAAAACTGGTCTGGAAATTATAGAATATTATGGCTATGCTGCCAACTGGTTTGTAATGGGAAGTTTAGGATTACTGGCCATTCTTTGTTGCATTTGGCTCAACAAAATGATTCATACCGAACAAAAACAATAA
- a CDS encoding DUF1684 domain-containing protein: MKQFLIFLFLVQINLSFGQEKFDSTVVEKFQKDLNAEYADAKTSPLTTEDLAQFKSLDFYPINNKAFVVAQFIRTKDEKPFEMPTSGTRRPMYVKYGEARFQLEGKEFKLNIYRNIELSKKEEYKDHLFLPFSDLSSGKESYIGGKYIDLKIPTGNTIVIDFNQSYNPYCAYNHRYSCPKVPLENDLAIEIKAGVKKFHD; the protein is encoded by the coding sequence ATGAAGCAGTTCCTTATCTTTCTTTTTTTAGTACAAATTAATTTGAGCTTTGGTCAAGAAAAATTTGATTCAACAGTTGTCGAGAAATTTCAAAAAGATCTTAATGCTGAATATGCAGATGCTAAAACAAGTCCGTTGACAACCGAAGACTTGGCTCAATTCAAGTCACTAGACTTTTACCCAATAAATAATAAGGCTTTTGTGGTTGCTCAATTCATCAGAACCAAGGATGAGAAACCGTTTGAGATGCCAACTTCTGGTACAAGAAGACCCATGTATGTAAAGTACGGTGAAGCTCGTTTTCAGCTAGAAGGGAAAGAGTTTAAACTGAATATTTATCGCAATATTGAGCTCTCCAAAAAAGAAGAATACAAAGACCATTTGTTTTTACCGTTTTCGGATTTGAGTTCGGGTAAAGAGAGTTACATTGGCGGGAAATATATTGATTTGAAAATTCCAACAGGGAATACTATTGTTATAGATTTTAACCAATCATATAATCCGTATTGTGCTTATAATCATAGATATTCTTGTCCAAAAGTTCCGCTAGAAAATGATTTGGCTATCGAAATCAAGGCAGGTGTTAAGAAATTTCACGACTAA
- a CDS encoding TatD family hydrolase, translated as MLFLNLHTHKFTNQDTVLELVNQYPQEFDIAIPFYSIGIHPWYIDEQNLEADLQIIESKLQESNCLALGECGLDKRIEVPLELQQTVFERQLFLAQKHNKPVVIHCVAAFQEVIAIKKRLKITVPMIMHGFSKNKQVAKELIDNGFYISFGKYLLRNPELEVVFQAIPNDRFFLETDTIEEGIEEVYALAAHYKNWSMNELQQKIKSNFAAVFKR; from the coding sequence ATGCTTTTTTTAAATTTACATACTCATAAATTCACGAATCAGGATACAGTCTTGGAACTCGTTAATCAATATCCACAAGAGTTTGATATTGCGATTCCGTTTTATTCTATAGGGATTCACCCGTGGTATATAGATGAACAAAATCTTGAAGCTGATTTACAGATAATAGAAAGCAAATTGCAAGAATCCAATTGTCTCGCTCTAGGCGAATGTGGATTGGATAAACGCATTGAAGTCCCGTTAGAATTACAGCAAACGGTTTTTGAAAGGCAATTGTTTTTGGCACAAAAACATAATAAACCTGTTGTGATTCATTGTGTGGCTGCCTTTCAAGAGGTAATTGCTATCAAGAAACGATTAAAAATTACAGTTCCTATGATCATGCACGGTTTTTCGAAGAATAAACAAGTAGCTAAGGAACTCATAGATAATGGTTTTTATATTTCGTTCGGGAAATATTTATTGCGAAATCCTGAATTAGAAGTCGTTTTCCAAGCTATTCCTAATGATCGTTTTTTTCTGGAAACGGATACAATAGAAGAAGGAATTGAGGAAGTATACGCCTTGGCAGCTCATTATAAAAATTGGAGTATGAATGAACTACAACAAAAAATAAAGAGTAATTTTGCAGCGGTTTTTAAAAGATGA
- a CDS encoding tRNA threonylcarbamoyladenosine dehydratase, producing the protein MAEWTERAELLFKKEGLQKLQDAHVMVVGLGGVGSFAAEFLARAGVGTMTIVDGDVVDITNINRQLPALHSTVGQSKVDVVGDRLMNVNPELNLIRVKEFLSPERAYEIVANDHDYVLDCIDSVTPKLNLIVGAKKKGVKIISNMGAGGKMIASKVVVKDISKTDVCPLAKVIRKRLKKMGVSRGVKAVFSIEKPDESSVKRTDGSNFKKSFYGTNSYMPGLFGLHAAETVIRYLLKEEGKV; encoded by the coding sequence ATGGCAGAGTGGACAGAAAGAGCCGAACTATTATTTAAAAAAGAAGGTTTACAAAAATTGCAAGATGCACATGTAATGGTTGTAGGATTAGGCGGAGTGGGATCCTTTGCAGCCGAATTTTTGGCAAGAGCAGGAGTAGGAACAATGACTATTGTAGATGGGGATGTGGTGGATATTACAAATATTAACAGACAATTACCTGCATTGCATTCTACCGTAGGGCAGTCAAAAGTAGATGTTGTAGGTGATAGATTGATGAATGTTAATCCTGAATTGAATTTGATTCGGGTAAAAGAATTTCTTTCGCCAGAGCGTGCTTATGAGATAGTTGCGAATGATCATGATTATGTTTTGGACTGTATTGACAGTGTAACGCCAAAACTTAATTTGATTGTTGGTGCTAAGAAAAAAGGCGTAAAGATTATTTCAAATATGGGTGCTGGTGGAAAAATGATTGCTAGTAAAGTAGTTGTAAAAGACATTAGTAAAACTGATGTGTGCCCATTGGCAAAAGTGATTCGCAAACGTCTTAAAAAAATGGGTGTTAGTAGAGGAGTGAAAGCCGTATTTTCTATCGAAAAGCCAGACGAAAGCAGTGTAAAAAGAACAGATGGTTCCAATTTTAAAAAATCTTTCTACGGAACCAATAGCTATATGCCTGGATTGTTTGGTCTTCATGCGGCAGAAACGGTGATTCGATATTTACTTAAGGAAGAGGGGAAAGTTTAA
- a CDS encoding HAD family hydrolase → MIKTVIFDMDGVIVDTEPVHRYAYFQHFEELNIAVPEEMYTSFTGFSTRNVFQKLKGHFMLEQEVEDLIQRKRSIFNDAFDTKEDLDLLEGVEKLIIDLHQNGMQLILASSASKVTIERVFNRFKLHQYFSHIVSGEDFPKSKPDPAIFEHAASLSIAPKENCIVIEDSTNGIKAAKAAGIFCVAYNSVHSKDQDLSLADVVVGHFDELNFEKVSQY, encoded by the coding sequence ATGATAAAGACCGTAATTTTTGACATGGATGGTGTAATTGTCGATACTGAACCTGTACACCGTTATGCTTATTTTCAACATTTTGAAGAACTTAATATAGCAGTTCCAGAGGAAATGTATACTTCTTTTACAGGATTTTCTACCAGAAATGTTTTTCAGAAACTGAAAGGACATTTTATGTTGGAACAAGAAGTTGAAGATTTAATACAAAGAAAAAGATCCATCTTTAATGATGCTTTTGATACTAAGGAAGATTTAGATTTGTTAGAAGGGGTAGAGAAACTTATTATAGATTTACACCAAAACGGTATGCAATTGATTCTTGCTTCATCAGCTTCAAAAGTAACCATTGAAAGGGTTTTTAATCGTTTTAAGTTGCATCAATATTTTTCTCATATAGTGAGCGGAGAAGATTTTCCAAAATCAAAACCAGATCCGGCTATTTTCGAGCATGCTGCTTCTTTGTCTATTGCACCAAAAGAAAATTGTATTGTCATAGAAGATAGCACTAACGGAATCAAAGCTGCGAAAGCAGCAGGTATTTTTTGTGTAGCATATAATAGCGTTCACTCAAAAGATCAGGATTTGAGTTTGGCTGATGTTGTGGTAGGTCATTTTGATGAATTAAATTTTGAAAAAGTATCGCAATACTAA
- a CDS encoding DUF2911 domain-containing protein, whose protein sequence is MKKILITVAFIIAPFITEAQLKTPQASPKATVFQTVGLTDVEIVYCRPAARGRAVFGNLVPFGKIWRTGANENTTISFSEDVTIDGKVLPKGKYSLYTIPKIESWEVIFYSTTNNWGNPEVWNEANVVLRTTVKEEALQKPVESFTIGISNLDANFAYLDMAWENSSVSMKFEVPTQKATLANIEKVLAGPTSADYFSAAQYIYQSNGDNAKALVYINKAMEMSTEKPYWYTRLKSLIEARGGDKKAAIETAKLSLAAAEIAKNQDYVKMNKESIAEWSKK, encoded by the coding sequence ATGAAAAAAATTCTTATTACTGTAGCTTTTATTATAGCTCCATTTATTACAGAAGCACAATTAAAAACGCCACAGGCTAGTCCAAAGGCAACTGTTTTTCAAACTGTTGGGTTAACTGATGTTGAAATCGTTTATTGCAGACCTGCTGCCAGAGGTAGAGCTGTATTTGGAAATTTAGTTCCTTTTGGAAAAATCTGGAGAACTGGAGCCAATGAAAATACAACCATTTCTTTTAGTGAAGATGTTACCATTGATGGTAAAGTTTTACCAAAAGGAAAATATTCATTATATACTATTCCTAAAATCGAAAGTTGGGAAGTGATTTTTTATTCTACTACAAACAATTGGGGTAATCCAGAAGTTTGGAATGAGGCCAATGTAGTGTTAAGAACTACAGTAAAAGAAGAAGCATTACAGAAACCAGTTGAATCTTTTACTATTGGAATCAGTAATTTGGATGCAAATTTTGCTTATTTAGATATGGCTTGGGAGAATTCATCAGTTTCAATGAAATTTGAAGTGCCAACCCAAAAAGCAACATTGGCAAATATTGAGAAAGTTTTGGCAGGACCAACATCTGCTGATTATTTTTCGGCAGCACAATACATTTATCAATCAAATGGAGATAATGCAAAAGCATTGGTTTATATCAATAAAGCTATGGAAATGAGTACTGAAAAACCATATTGGTATACTCGATTGAAATCTTTGATTGAAGCAAGAGGTGGAGATAAAAAAGCAGCAATTGAAACCGCAAAATTATCACTTGCGGCAGCAGAGATTGCTAAAAATCAAGATTACGTAAAAATGAATAAAGAAAGTATTGCTGAATGGAGCAAAAAATAA
- a CDS encoding sodium:solute symporter: MQLFDWIILIVTLLFIVIYGSWKTRGSKNVEDYVLANNETPWFTVGLSVMATQASAITFLSTPGQAYHDGMGFVQFYFGLPIAMIVICLTFIPIYHKYKVYTAYEYLEKRFDLETRSLAAILFLVQRGLGTGITIYAPSIILSALLGWNITYMNIIIGILVIIYTFSGGTKAVNVTQKQQMFIILLGMVTTFFLILHYLPNEMTFDNALHIAGANDKMKIVNFSFDLDEKYTFWSGITGGFFLALAYFGTDQSQVGRYLSGKSVRESQMGLIMNGLLKVPMQFGILLTGVMVFVFFQFNETPLNFNPNNKQLVENSIYKNEYQNLQKDLDKLSEDEKVINLLYIDQLNQDYDNPTLRKELVDLALKEKDLRAQAREIISKADKNSETNDKDYVFFYFILHYLPKGLIGLLLAVIISAAMSSTASGLNALASTTAIDIYKRNVKEEKTAKHYLNATKFFTLMWGLIAIAFACIATLFENLIQLVNIIGSIFYGTVLGIFLVGFYSKKIKGKAIFYSAIISQTTILLIYYFAILVYPSGQEKLGYLWLNFIGAMLTLIISFILQNTLFRHDKDNSIVDKVVS; this comes from the coding sequence ATGCAATTATTTGACTGGATTATATTAATAGTAACGCTATTATTTATAGTAATATATGGTTCCTGGAAAACTCGAGGCAGCAAGAATGTTGAGGATTATGTTTTAGCTAATAATGAAACACCTTGGTTTACTGTTGGACTCTCTGTTATGGCAACTCAGGCTAGTGCGATAACCTTTCTTTCTACTCCTGGACAAGCCTATCATGACGGTATGGGGTTTGTACAATTCTATTTTGGTTTACCCATTGCCATGATTGTAATTTGCCTCACTTTTATACCTATTTATCATAAATACAAGGTTTATACCGCTTACGAATATTTAGAAAAAAGATTTGATCTGGAAACCCGTTCTCTAGCCGCCATTTTATTTTTAGTTCAACGAGGGTTAGGAACCGGAATTACCATTTATGCACCATCAATCATTTTATCGGCATTGTTAGGTTGGAATATCACCTATATGAATATTATTATTGGTATTTTGGTAATTATTTATACCTTTTCCGGAGGTACAAAAGCTGTAAATGTTACTCAAAAACAGCAAATGTTTATCATACTCTTAGGTATGGTAACTACCTTTTTCCTTATTCTTCACTACTTACCTAACGAAATGACTTTTGATAATGCTTTGCATATTGCCGGAGCAAATGACAAAATGAAAATTGTAAATTTCTCTTTTGATTTAGATGAAAAATATACTTTTTGGAGCGGTATCACTGGTGGATTTTTCCTTGCTTTAGCTTATTTTGGTACAGACCAATCTCAAGTAGGTCGTTATTTATCGGGGAAGTCAGTTCGAGAAAGTCAAATGGGATTAATCATGAATGGACTCTTAAAGGTTCCTATGCAGTTTGGAATTTTGCTTACCGGAGTAATGGTTTTTGTATTTTTTCAGTTTAATGAAACGCCTTTAAACTTCAATCCGAACAATAAGCAGCTTGTTGAAAATTCCATTTACAAAAATGAATACCAAAATTTACAGAAAGATTTAGACAAATTATCCGAAGATGAAAAAGTAATCAATCTTTTATACATTGATCAACTCAATCAAGATTACGACAATCCTACACTACGTAAAGAACTTGTTGATCTGGCTCTCAAAGAAAAAGACTTACGAGCGCAGGCTCGAGAGATAATTTCTAAGGCGGATAAAAACAGTGAAACCAATGATAAAGATTATGTCTTTTTCTATTTCATTCTACATTATTTACCAAAAGGTCTTATTGGTTTATTGCTGGCAGTAATTATTTCTGCAGCAATGTCGTCAACCGCTTCGGGTCTCAATGCATTGGCTTCTACAACCGCAATTGATATATACAAACGTAATGTTAAGGAAGAAAAAACAGCCAAACACTACCTCAATGCCACCAAGTTTTTTACTCTAATGTGGGGACTTATTGCTATTGCATTTGCTTGTATTGCTACACTTTTTGAGAATTTAATACAATTAGTCAACATCATAGGATCAATATTCTATGGAACCGTTTTAGGTATCTTTTTGGTTGGTTTTTACTCCAAAAAGATAAAAGGAAAAGCCATTTTTTATAGTGCAATTATTAGTCAAACCACTATTCTTTTGATTTATTATTTTGCCATTTTAGTCTATCCAAGCGGTCAAGAAAAACTAGGTTATTTATGGCTTAATTTCATTGGAGCCATGCTAACTTTAATAATATCGTTCATACTCCAAAACACGCTATTTAGACACGACAAAGACAATTCTATAGTCGATAAAGTGGTTTCATAA